A stretch of Macadamia integrifolia cultivar HAES 741 chromosome 7, SCU_Mint_v3, whole genome shotgun sequence DNA encodes these proteins:
- the LOC122083163 gene encoding probable glutathione S-transferase has product MADEVTLLNTWPSPFGIRVRIALAEKGIKYEHKEENLQDKSPLLLKMNPVHKKIPVLIHNGKPICESLVIVQYIDEVWKETSPLLPSDPHLRAQGRFWADFLDNKVLDCVRKILLTKDEKEAGKELIECLKLLEGELGEKPYFGGEKFGYVDLSFIPFYSLFYSFETFGNISIESECPKLIAWAKRCLQKESVSESVADPEKVYHFWEQRKKKLGLE; this is encoded by the exons ATGGCGGATGAGGTAACTCTCTTGAATACCTGGCCCAGCCCTTTTGGGATCCGGGTGAGAATCGCCTTGGCCGAGAAAGGAATCAAGTACGAGCACAAGGAAGAGAACTTGCAAGACAAGAGTCCTCTGCTTCTGAAGATGAACCCTGTTCATAAGAAGATTCCCGTTTTGATCCATAACGGGAAACCCATCTGCGAATCCCTCGTCATTGTTCAATACATTGATGAGGTTTGGAAGGAGACTTCTCCTTTATTGCCCTCTGATCCTCACCTCCGAGCTCAAGGcaggttttgggctgatttctTGGACAACAAG GTATTAGACTGTGTGAGGAAGATATTATTGACAAAAGATGAGAAAGAGGCAGGAAAGGAGTTGatagagtgcttgaaattgttggAAGGAGAGCTTGGAGAAAAACCTTACTTTGGGGGAGAGAAGTTTGGCTATGTGGACTTGAGCTTCATCCCCTTCTACAGTCTTTTTTATAGCTTTGAGACATTTGGGAACATCAGCATAGAATCTGAGTGTCCAAAGCTTATAGCTTGGGCTAAAAGGTGCTTGCAAAAGGAGAGTGTGTCCGAGTCCGTTGCTGACCCAGAAAAGGTCTACCACTTCTGggagcagaggaagaagaaacttGGGCTTGAGTAG
- the LOC122083088 gene encoding probable glutathione S-transferase has translation MADEITLLNAWTSPFGIRVRIALAEKGINYELKEENLQDKSPLLPQMNPVHKKIPVLIHNGKSICESLIIVQYIDEVWKETSPLLPSDPHLRAQARFWADFVDKKVFDCVKRILFTKDDKEAGKEYIECLKLLEGELGEKPYFGGENFGYVDLSFIPFYLQKFGNFSLEAECPKLITWAKRCLQKESVSKSFADLEKVGDFIEQRRKKLGIE, from the exons ATGGCTGATGAGATAACTCTCTTGAATGCCTGGACCAGCCCTTTTGGGATCCGGGTGAGAATCGCTTTGGCCGAGAAAGGAATCAATTACGAGCTAAAGGAAGAGAACTTGCAAGACAAGAGTCCTCTGCTTCCGCAGATGAACCCTGTTCATAAGAAGATCCCTGTTTTGATCCATAACGGGAAATCCATCTGCGAATCACTCATCATTGTTCAGTACATTGATGAGGTTTGGAAGGAGACTTCTCCTTTGTTGCCCTCTGATCCTCACCTCCGAGCTCAAGCcaggttttgggctgatttcgTCGACAAGAAG GTATTTGACTGTGTGAAAAGGATATTGTTCACAAAGGATGACAAAGAGGCAGGAAAGGAGTACatagagtgcttgaaattgttggAAGGAGAGCTTGGAGAGAAACCTTACTTCGGGGGAGAAAATTTTGGCTACGTGGACTTGAGCTTCATCCCCTTCTACTTACAGAAATTTGGGAACTTCAGCCTAGAAGCTGAGTGTCCAAAGCTTATTACTTGGGCTAAAAGGTGTTTGCAGAAGGAGAGCGTGTCCAAGTCCTTTGCTGACCTAGAAAAAGTCGGTGACTTTATTgagcagaggaggaagaaactTGGGATTGAGTAG